The genomic interval CATCAACGCGGTCATCGAGGCCGGCCTGCTCTACACGCCGGGCAAGGCTTCCAACGCCGGCGGCGTTGCCACCTCCGGTCTGGAAATGAGCCAGAACTCCCTGCGCATGAGCTGGAGCTTCGAAGAAGTTGACGAGAAGCTGCACGGCATCATGAAGAGCATCTTCAAGGCCTGCTACGACGCCTCCGTCGAGTGCGGCCAGCCGGGCAACATGATGCTCGGCGCCAACGTTGCCGGCTTCCTGAAGGTCGCCAACGCCATGATGGCTCAGGGCATTGTGTGATCGCTGATCCATCACCCATACAGAGCAAAGATCCCCGAAACGTTCGTTTCGGGGATCTTTTTTGCGGGTTTGTTATGTAGAGAGGCGAGTACAGCGTTGCCTGCGCTGCGCACCCAAGCCTTGCCCTCGGGAAAAAGGTGCTGAGCGCAGCGAGGCGGATGCCGTGTTTCCTGACGTCACACACCTTGGCAATTCCGTTTCTATGCCGCTCGACCAGCATCATGGCAGAAAAGCCGCGGTTTCCTCCAGCGCCGCCGGTGGTGCACCGTGCGTTCGTCCCGCACCTCATAGGCTCCCTTGTGCAAAGGGAGCTGGCAGCCGTCAGGCTGACTGAGGGATCGATCCGCTCAGCCCTGCGCCGCGTCCGGCGGCGTGAGCGGCAGGACGAACTCGGCCGAGAAATCATCGCCCGTACGGTGGGTGAAAAACTGCCCGCCGAGCAGCTTCAGGATCGCCTCGCACGTGCGCAGGCCGATGTGGTTGCTCTCGACGCGCGCAAGCTCGCGGCGCGCGCGGTTGGCAAAGCAGACGTGCAGCCGCTCGCCCTCGCACTCGGCCAGAATGGTCAGGCGCGCGGCGGGGTCGGCGTACTTTTCGATGTTCGACAGGAGGTTATCCGTCACGCGCTTGAGCATCTGCACGTCGGTCGTGACGGTGCAGGGCGTGGTCAGCAGCAGGAGGTTGACGTCAAAGCCCCGGCTGCGCAGCTCGGCCGCGCACTCGCCGAGCAGCTGCGCGCAGAGGATCTGCGCGTCGTAGGGCTCGGGGTGCGTCTCCTGTTCGCCGCGGCTGAAGACGAGAAAATACCGGAACATCTCCCCCGTCAGGTCCTTGAGCTGATAGGCCTTGTCGCGGCTGGCGAGCACGTAGCTGCGCAGGTCCTCCGGCAGACGGTCCTGGCTCATCTCGAGCAGGTCGAGATAGCCGATGAGCGACGTGAGGGGGTTGCGGATGTCGTGCGACATGGCAGTGATGAGGTCGCTGTTGGCCTGCCAGGCGGTCTGCTCGTTGCGCGTGCGCTCCAGGATCGTGTCGCGCATGGTGTTGACGCTCGCCGCCAGCCGCGCGAGCTCGTCCGTGCCGACGACGGGGATGGTCTGGTTGAGCGCGCCCGCCGCGCCGACGGCCTCCGACAGGCGCGTGACGCGCCGCGTGAGCCGCCGCGTGAAGCCGATGGCGATGCACGAATAGACCACGAAGCCCACCACGAGCGCGCCGAAGCGCACATAGCTGTAGAGCCACGCCTCGGAATAGTCGCACACGGCGACGCGGCACTCCCCGTCGGCAAACTGCACGGGGAAGAAGCTGTAGCCCATGTCGGCAATGTCGCTCTGGGTCGTGTCGTCGAGCAGCTCGCTCGTGCCCCACGAGCCGGCCTCGTACGGGTCGCCCTCCGCCTGATAGACGATGACGTTGGCTTTTTTCTCACCGCGCGACCACTGCTCGATGGCCAGCGTGTCGCGCGAGGACACGCCGTGCGCGCTGACGTATTCCTGCAGGCGGCGCTCGTGCTCCAGATTGCGCGCGGCGACGGCGTCATCGCTCAGATACCAGTGGTCGATTGCCTCCGTGCCGAGCGCGTCTATGCCGAAATAGCACACCACGCCCAAGGCCAGCGCCGCGAGGAGCACGAAGATCATGCGCGCATTGAGCGATGAGCACCACTTTTTAATCAATCTGATACCCCTTTCCCCAGACCGTGCGGATGAGCGTCGGGTTGGCGGGGTCATCCTCGAGCTTCTTGCGCAGCTTGAGGATGTGCACCATGACGGTGTTGGCAGAGCTGGGCAGGAACTTCTCGTGCCAGACGTCCTCGTAGAGCTTGCGCGCGGACACGGCTGCGCCGCGGTTGGCGATCAGGTACTGCAGCAGCCCAAACTCCGTCTTGGTCATCTCGACGGAGCGGCCGTTTTTGCACACGGTGCCCTTGTCGCGGTTGATCTCGAGCGCGTCAATGACCGTCGGCGCGTCACCCTTGCCGTGGTAGACGCGGTAGCGGCGGATGAGCGAGTCGACCCGCAGGAACAGCTCGTGGTTGGAAAAGGGCTTGATGAGATAGTCGTCGCCGCCGCTGCCGTAGGCGTCGCTCATGTCGGCGGGCTGGGCCTTCGCCGTCAGAAACAGGATCGGCGCGACGCTGTGCTGCCGGATCTCCGCGCAAGCGGACACGCCGTCCATGCCGGGCATCATGATGTCGAGAATGATGAGGTCATAGTCCGGCTGCGTGCGCACGAGCTCCACGGCGCGCAGGCCGTTTTCGGCCTCGTCAACCTCGTAGCCGCGCGACGAGAGCAGAATGTGTAAAATATTGCGGATGTCCGGCTCGTCGTCCACGACGAGGATGCGGACAGGGGTCTCGGGGTTTTCCATGGTATCACCTCTGGGGTCTATCCTAACACATTCGCGGCGTGCGCGGACAGAGGAAACTGCCAGCTTTAAGAAAAATTAAGCGAAAACCCGGAGGGTTTTCCGACAGTCATAACCCGCCGGGGGATCCCCGGCGGGTCGATTCTGCATTCAGAGCAGGTGGGCCACGTTGCGCCCGAAGCGCGCCAGAACGGCCGCGATCTCGGCGCGCGTCGCGCTCTCGCCCGGCCGCAGCCACACCCGGCCGCCGGTGTCCTGCGTGCCGCCGAACAGGCCGAGCGCCACCGCGTCGGCCATGCCGGCACGCGCCCAGCCGGAGACGCTGCCGCCGTCGGCAAACGCGGACAGATCGGCAGGCGCGTCGCTGCCCGCAAAGCCGGGCAGGCGCGCAGCGTAGCGCATGAGCAAAACGGCCGCCTGCTCGCGCGTGACGGGCCGGCCCGGCGAAAACGTGGTGGGCGACGTGCCGTCCACGACGCCGGTCTCATATGCCCAGGCGACCGCGGCCTGATACCAGTCCGACGTGAGGTCGGTAAACGGCGTGGTCACGCCGGTCATGTCGGGATCGCCCGCGAGATGATACAGCACCTGCACGAGCTGCGCGCGCGTCGTCACGCCGCCGGGCAGGAACGTGTGCGTGTCCGTGCCGGACATGAGCCCGCGCGCCACGCAGTACTGGATGCCGTCGTACGACCACGCATTGCGGTCGATGTCATGAAACTGCTCGTACGCCGCGATCTCGGGCGGGATCGCCACCGCCTGCGTCCGGCTGCAGCGGCGGCAGGTGACGCGCCGCTCGCCCATGCGCACGCCGCTCGGGGCGCGCACGATCACGCCGTCGTCCCAGTCGTGGCCGAGCGCCGGGATCGTCTCGGACAGCGTTTTGCCGCAGCCGGGGTCGAGGCAGGTGCGCGTGCGCAGGCCGTCGTCCGTGCAGGTCGGCGCGCGGACGACCGTCCACGCCTCCGGGTACGTGTGCGCGGGCGCGGACAGGTGCACGGCGGCGGCCGTCAGGCGTGCGTTGTTCGCGCCGACGGCGACGGCGTCCCACTGCGCGCGCGTGCCGGTGAAGTACACGTCCGCGAGCGCGTCGCACCCGGCAAACGCCCCGTTGCCCACCGCCGTGACCGCGCCCTGCAGCGTCACGCGCCGCAGCCCCGTGCAGCCGCGCAGCAGGCCGCGCGGCACCTCGGTCATCGCGGCCGGGAGCACGATGTTTTGCAGCGCAGTGCAGTTTTCGCACAGGCGCGGCTCTACCCACGCCACATCGTCCGGCAGCGGCAGCTCCGTGAGCGCCGTGCAGCCGGAAAACAGCCCGCTGCCGAGCAGCGTCATGCCGTCGGGCAGGTCGATGCGCCGCAGCGCCGTGCAGGCGGCGAAGGCATACGCGCCGAGGCTGCGCACGCCGGGCGCGAGCGTGACGGCCGTCAGGCCGGTGCAGGCGGAAAACGCGCCCGTGCCGATCTCCGTGACCGTGCCGGGCACGGCCAGCTCCGTGAGCGCCGTGCAGCCGGCGAACGCCTGACTCATCACGCACGTGACCGCGCCGAACCCGTCCACGCGCCGCAGCTGCGTGCAGCCGGCGAACGCGCTGCGGCCGATGCGCGCGACCTGACCCGTGAACGTCACGGTGACGATATCGGTGCGGCCGGCGAACGCGCTGTCCGGCAGGTCGCCCGTGCCGCTGACGGTCAGCCCGCCGTCGGCGTCGAGCGTCCAGCGGACGGTGTCAAACGTGCCGCTGCCGTCCCCGGCGGCCTGCGCCGCGGCGGGCAGCAGCCCCAGCGTCAGGCACAGCGCGAGCAGCAGCGTGCAGATCCGTTTTTTCATAAGCTTCCCTCCCCGGGCGGCCGCGGCCGCCCGATGCTGCCTCCACTATACAGGATGTGCGGGCAGAAAACAAGCACTCGCGCCGAAACAAAAGAGCGGGCGTCCCCGGCGGGGACGCCCGTTAAAATGCTGTGCGCCGCTCAGCCGATGCCGAGCACTTTGGTGCACATGCGCTGCAGGAGCGCCGCGGTCTCGGCGCGCGTCGTGCCCGCGCCCGGCCGCAGCCACACCTGACCGCTGCTGTCCTGCGTGCCGCCGAACAGGCCGAGCGCCACCGCGTCGGCCATGCCGGCGCGCGCCCAGCCGGAGACGTTGCCGCCGTCGGCGAAGCCGGACAGGTCATCCGGCGTCCACGTGCGCTCCACGCCGCAGACTTTCGTCAGATAGCGCATGAGGATGACGGCAACCTGCTCGCGCGTCACGGTGTTATTCGGTGCGAAGGTCGTGGGCGACATGCCGTCCACAACGCCGGTCTTGTACGCCCAGGCGACCGCGTCCCGGTACCAGCCGGACGCGGCGTCCGTAAACGGCACGGCCACATCGCTCACGTCGGGCTTGCCCTCTAAATTATACAGCACCTGCACGAGCTGCGCGCGCGTCGTCACGGTGTTGGGCGAGAAGATCGTGTCGCTCATGCCGGACATGAGACCGTGCCGCACGCAGTATTCGATGCTGGGGTAGGCCCAGCCGTTGGGGTCGAGATCGGTGAAGCGATCCATCGGATCGGTCATATCGACGGTCGTGCGCCACAGCTGCGTGCCCATGAAGGGGTTGGCCGTGCCGATGACCATCCAGCCCTGCTCGTCGTTCACGGCGAAGGCGCGCAGGCCGTGGTTGAACGGATCGCCGAAGCCGTCGCGCGTGAGCGTGTCGAGCGTGAGCTTCCCGTTCTCGGACGTGATGGTGTACAGACCGAAGCCGCGCGTGGCGGTCGAGAGCTTGTTGAGGCAGATGACGAGATCCTTCATGTTCTCCAGCTCCGTGATGCGCACGAGCGCGTCATAGAGCTTCTTGAGCGCCTCGGGCAGCTTGTCGCTGATGCCGGAGTAGAGGTCGCAGGCCTGCTGATAGATGTCCACGAAGCCCGCGATGTCGTTCGTCTCCACGAGGTCGGTCAGCTTGGCGAGCAGGCTGTTGAGCCGGCGCAGGCTGCCGAGCGTGGACACGCTGTAGGCCGCGGCGTAAGCGCCGTCGTCGATGCCCTGGCGCAGCGTGTCATACTGCGCGTCCGTGAGCGAGAAGGTCTCGGGGCTGTCCGCCTCTTCGTTCACCGCGTCGACGGCGGCGTCGATGGCGGCGTCGGTGTCGGCGTCGGCGGCGAGCAGCGTGCCGTCGCCGGTGTTTTTATTCAGCAGCAGCTGCAGCAGCACCTTGAGGTAGCCGATCTGGCTGGCCCACTCGTCGCGCGACATGTGCAGCAGGTCGCCGTTGGTGAACTGGCCGAGCGGCTCGAGCAGGGAGCTGGTGTCGAACGTGCCGAGAAAGAGCTTGCCGTCAAACACCTTGGACTGCCAGAAGTACTGGTTTTCATAGTCGCCGAAGCCGGAGCGCTTGCACAGGATGCCGCCGGCCGGGAACATCTCCGTCGGCTCGCCGACGACGAGCTCCATCTGCTCGGTGCCGTCCGCGCCGATGGACATACGGTAGAGGTTCACCGACTGCTCAAGGTTGCGCGCAAGGAAGCCGAAGTCCTGGCTGAACATGAGCTCCTCGAGCGGGATCTCCTCGTCGTTGTATTCGCCGATGTAGAGGTAGCCGTCATAAATGCACATATTGCAGGCCGCGGCGCGGGTGCGCGCCGGGTCGATGCCGAAGGTATACTTCGCACCGTCGGCCTGGTCGCCGACGACCGGCGTCCACGTCCAGGCGTCGGGGTCATTCCAGTCGCCGGAGCAGGTGCCGCGCACGATGGCGAACGAGCGCATATTGTCGCCCACGCGCGTGGCGGGCGTGCCGGTGCACATGGCGACGTAGAGGCTGCCGTTGTACTCGACGATCTCCCAGATGCCGCCGCCGTAGACACTGTCTTTGTAGTGCACGGCGGGGTAGTTAAAGAGGTCGGACTGCGTAGCGATCTTCGTGAAGCCCTTCGACGGGTTGTCACTGATGAGCAGGTAGCCGCCGTCGACGCCGACGTTGCTGATGACGAGCTTGCCGTCGTAGACCGCCATGCCGCGGATGCCGGTGCAGACGCCGGCCTTATACGCCTGCGCGTATTCCTGCATGTTCGACAGGCCCTGATAGACGCACGTGATGCTGTCGTTGCTCGGGTCGACCTCATAGATGCTCGGCAGGCCGCCGCGGCCGTTGGCGTTGACACTGCCGCAGAAATAGAGCTTATCCTTGTAGCGGATAGCGTTGCGGAACAGCGGGGCGATACCGTTGAGCGACTTGGACATGAGCAGGGTCATCTCGCCGGTGTGTACGTTGACCTTCACGAGCACGCCGCCGGAGTTGCCGCCGTCCTCCTGCCCATAGAAGAACGTGCCGTTGAAGATGGCGTTGAGCTCGGCGCGCATGGTCTCCTCGTCGAACTTGTGGCCCATGACGGTGTCCATCGCCGTGAGCGTCTGGCCCATGGCGGCGTAGCACGTGCCG from Clostridiales bacterium carries:
- a CDS encoding HAMP domain-containing histidine kinase: MIKKWCSSLNARMIFVLLAALALGVVCYFGIDALGTEAIDHWYLSDDAVAARNLEHERRLQEYVSAHGVSSRDTLAIEQWSRGEKKANVIVYQAEGDPYEAGSWGTSELLDDTTQSDIADMGYSFFPVQFADGECRVAVCDYSEAWLYSYVRFGALVVGFVVYSCIAIGFTRRLTRRVTRLSEAVGAAGALNQTIPVVGTDELARLAASVNTMRDTILERTRNEQTAWQANSDLITAMSHDIRNPLTSLIGYLDLLEMSQDRLPEDLRSYVLASRDKAYQLKDLTGEMFRYFLVFSRGEQETHPEPYDAQILCAQLLGECAAELRSRGFDVNLLLLTTPCTVTTDVQMLKRVTDNLLSNIEKYADPAARLTILAECEGERLHVCFANRARRELARVESNHIGLRTCEAILKLLGGQFFTHRTGDDFSAEFVLPLTPPDAAQG
- a CDS encoding leucine-rich repeat protein codes for the protein MKKRICTLLLALCLTLGLLPAAAQAAGDGSGTFDTVRWTLDADGGLTVSGTGDLPDSAFAGRTDIVTVTFTGQVARIGRSAFAGCTQLRRVDGFGAVTCVMSQAFAGCTALTELAVPGTVTEIGTGAFSACTGLTAVTLAPGVRSLGAYAFAACTALRRIDLPDGMTLLGSGLFSGCTALTELPLPDDVAWVEPRLCENCTALQNIVLPAAMTEVPRGLLRGCTGLRRVTLQGAVTAVGNGAFAGCDALADVYFTGTRAQWDAVAVGANNARLTAAAVHLSAPAHTYPEAWTVVRAPTCTDDGLRTRTCLDPGCGKTLSETIPALGHDWDDGVIVRAPSGVRMGERRVTCRRCSRTQAVAIPPEIAAYEQFHDIDRNAWSYDGIQYCVARGLMSGTDTHTFLPGGVTTRAQLVQVLYHLAGDPDMTGVTTPFTDLTSDWYQAAVAWAYETGVVDGTSPTTFSPGRPVTREQAAVLLMRYAARLPGFAGSDAPADLSAFADGGSVSGWARAGMADAVALGLFGGTQDTGGRVWLRPGESATRAEIAAVLARFGRNVAHLL
- a CDS encoding response regulator transcription factor, whose translation is MENPETPVRILVVDDEPDIRNILHILLSSRGYEVDEAENGLRAVELVRTQPDYDLIILDIMMPGMDGVSACAEIRQHSVAPILFLTAKAQPADMSDAYGSGGDDYLIKPFSNHELFLRVDSLIRRYRVYHGKGDAPTVIDALEINRDKGTVCKNGRSVEMTKTEFGLLQYLIANRGAAVSARKLYEDVWHEKFLPSSANTVMVHILKLRKKLEDDPANPTLIRTVWGKGYQID
- a CDS encoding S-layer homology domain-containing protein — translated: MKQRTRKLLTLLLIAAMVMSLMVPALAADTAQSETPYTYDAGDYTFGKISHPNSAPGQPDGLVDYTGNGTVAVTGTADGADGQGDRGQSYAWAAMAYGDYVYVGTCYAAMGQTLTAMDTVMGHKFDEETMRAELNAIFNGTFFYGQEDGGNSGGVLVKVNVHTGEMTLLMSKSLNGIAPLFRNAIRYKDKLYFCGSVNANGRGGLPSIYEVDPSNDSITCVYQGLSNMQEYAQAYKAGVCTGIRGMAVYDGKLVISNVGVDGGYLLISDNPSKGFTKIATQSDLFNYPAVHYKDSVYGGGIWEIVEYNGSLYVAMCTGTPATRVGDNMRSFAIVRGTCSGDWNDPDAWTWTPVVGDQADGAKYTFGIDPARTRAAACNMCIYDGYLYIGEYNDEEIPLEELMFSQDFGFLARNLEQSVNLYRMSIGADGTEQMELVVGEPTEMFPAGGILCKRSGFGDYENQYFWQSKVFDGKLFLGTFDTSSLLEPLGQFTNGDLLHMSRDEWASQIGYLKVLLQLLLNKNTGDGTLLAADADTDAAIDAAVDAVNEEADSPETFSLTDAQYDTLRQGIDDGAYAAAYSVSTLGSLRRLNSLLAKLTDLVETNDIAGFVDIYQQACDLYSGISDKLPEALKKLYDALVRITELENMKDLVICLNKLSTATRGFGLYTITSENGKLTLDTLTRDGFGDPFNHGLRAFAVNDEQGWMVIGTANPFMGTQLWRTTVDMTDPMDRFTDLDPNGWAYPSIEYCVRHGLMSGMSDTIFSPNTVTTRAQLVQVLYNLEGKPDVSDVAVPFTDAASGWYRDAVAWAYKTGVVDGMSPTTFAPNNTVTREQVAVILMRYLTKVCGVERTWTPDDLSGFADGGNVSGWARAGMADAVALGLFGGTQDSSGQVWLRPGAGTTRAETAALLQRMCTKVLGIG